CCTCCAGCCTCGGCCTCGCCCTCATCCAGCGCATTGTGGATGCGACGGTCTAGCCTCGGCTGGGCGGAGGCTGTCACACCGGCCGAGATACCCGTTCGGCCATCGAGCGAACCGGCCTCGTCATCGAGCGCTGCCGCGAGTTCATGTTCCGGCCTTGCGCCCTGCTCTTCCCCTCGGCACCGTACATCCTCGGCGTCGCTCGCCGGCCGTGAGGTGATCCGAATGATGCCGCTCGTCGACTCGTCGCGTTCGAATCAGCGCCGCTCCACCCGAGTCGCGGAGGGCACGAGGTAACGATGGCCGAGGGGTTCCGCCTGTATTTCCTGGTCTACTATGGGCTCGGAATCGTGGTTGCCCTGATCACGGTGGCGACCGACTACCTTCGCTCGGCGCCGGTCGGGCAGCGACCGGAGGGTGCTGGAAGGCATCTCCTTCCCCTACTCGTGTTGGTCATGCTGTTGTTGCCGCCGTTCCTGATCTTCTTGCGGGCAGGCGAGATCGAAGCGGAGTGGGTGCCGGTGCGGATCCTTGGCGTCGCCATGAGCCTCTACACCGCCGGAATGGAACTGTGGGTTGCCACTGCGCTCGGGCGCTTCCTCGTCGCTCGTGCGGTTGTCTTCCAGGATCATGCGCTCATCACCCAGGGTCCATACCGTTTTTTGCGCCACCCCGACTACTCCGGCCTCCTGGCGCTGTGGCTGGGCGCCGGCCTGGGAAGCCTGAACGGCTGGCTGGTCATGCTCTTCCCGCTCTTCGTCATCGGTTTGTCGATGGAGGCGCGCTTGGAGGAACGCCTGCTGGAGTCGAAGTTCGGGGAGACGTACAGAGTCTATGCGTACGGCAAGCGGCGCTTCGTCCCCCAGCTGGGGGTCCGAGCCCTGTGAGGCAGACTGCCAGCGCGCCGTCTTCGAGGTCGGGGTCAGCACCGGGCTCAACTTCGACCTCTACAGGGACATACGCGGACTCGTCGATCGTCGCGGTGTGGCGGGAGCGGTCGACACTACTCCTCGTCCACCGCCGGACGGTGCAGGCGCGACCAGCGATCTCGCGCCGGACGCGGCGGCGGCCCACTCAGGGCGACGACTTGGGGGCCCCTTTCGCGGCCGCCTCGTGCGCGGCCGCCATCGCGTCGTTCTCCTCGGCGAGCTTGCGGTAGTACCCGGCGATGTTCCGGCAATGGGTGGCCCAGTCACCCTTGGCGCCGATCGCGCTGTACTGCTTCGCCATGGCATCGTGCTCGTCAGCGCGCGCCCGCATCACGTTCGCCTCGGCGCGGTAGCGTGCGGCCAGCGCCCGGTGGTCCGGCTCCATCATCTCCGCCGCCCTGGCCAGCGAGCCAAGGATGGTGAGCGCCAGGGCCATGGTCACAAGCGCCGGCATCGCTCTCATTCGCCACCTCCTTGCCGTCGAGAAGCGCTTAGAAGTACAGAACCGTCCCCAGACCGACCGTGTGCTGGTCCTTGCGGTCGCGGAAGGCCTTCCCCTGCGTGAAGAAGTTCGCGTCCGAGACGTCGTAGCGGTACTCGGGGCGCACGAGGAGATGCGTCTTCTCGGGCAGGTCGATCCGGTAGTTGAGGGTGAGCGTGACCTCGCCCACCGTCTGTGGCACGCCGGTCGTGAAGCCGTCGGGGTCGTTGTAGATTTCGGCGCGGAACGCCGGCTCGAAGGCATCGGTCACCTTGTAGCGGAAGACGCCCATGATGCCGTCCCACCACGTGTCCTTCTTGCTGAAGACGTTGCGCTCGTAGCCGACGTCGGCGCTGAGGAGGATGTTGAAGGGGTCGATGGGATTGAGCGAGAGGCCGAGGTCCAGGAGGTGGCGGTAGTGGTTGTCGTTGTCGCGCTGCTCGGGGCCGCCCAGGTACTGCGCGTACATCGAGACGCGGGGATTGGGCGTCCAGCCGATGGCGGGCCCGATCGTCTTGCCGCCGTTGTTGTCCTTGTAGGTGACGTTCCAGCCCTGCAGGACGTAGAACTCCGTGTAGAGCGTGTCGGTCCACGGGTAGTTGAAGCGGAAGCCGAAGTCCTGGAACGGGATGCCAAAGGAGTAGAGGTAGCCGTGCGAGAAGTTGTTGTTCTTGATCGACTCGATCGTCTCGCCGCCGATGTGGGTGACGAACTTCCCGAAGTCCACCCGCAACCCCTTGCCGACCGGCGCCACGTAGCCGATCGAGTAGTGGGAGAGGAAGCGGTCGGCGTCGCCCAGCACGTCCTCCTTGTGCCCCGGGCGGCCGAGTGCCTTGTTCACGGTGTTCCAGATGATGTCGTAGGTGTCGCCCCAGTTGACGTCCAGCTTGAAGCCTACCGCCTGCGGGTCGAGCCAGCTCGAGAGCTGGGGAACCTTCTCCAGCTCGACCTCCAGGATGGTGAGCGTCGGCCGGTTGCGGTGGACATCGAAGGTGCGGCCCTCGATCGAGAGGTCGCGGGCCTTGATCGCCGACAGGCCCTGGTTGGCGTTCACCGTGTCCTTGTCGGCCGCGTTCGAGCTGTAGACGAAGTACGACTCGGCCCAGCCGCGGATCTTCCAGTTCTTGAAGAAGTCGTTGCCGCTGAGCTCACCCAGGTCCTTGGTGGAGCTCTCGCTCCAGATGCCGTTCACCTCGGCGGCGCGTCCACGGCCGGCGAACGTCAGCGCGATGACCGCTGCCAGGACGAGCCTCCCCCTTGGTCGCCGTTCGTTCATGCGAGCCCTCCTCCCGCTGGTCTGCAGTGGTTCGGCCCACCAGACGCAACCCCTGTGCCAGCGCTTACTTGCTCAAAAGCTACACGATCGCCAGCGGGGGGTCCGGGGCCTCGCCGCGCCGGAGAGACATGCCGGGGGAGCCGCGTGATGGAGCGGACGACGCGGCCTCGGGCCGAGGCCGAGCACGCCGAAGAGTGGCTTGCCGTGATGCACGAAAGGGCCTAGCCTCATGGCCGTGCGGCGGTACTCTTTTCCAACTCTTCAGCTCGCGTTGCTGATCACCGTCGCCGTGCGGAGCGTCTACGCTGCGCCCGCAGGCTCCACGGCGCAGCTCAGAGCAGCCCGCTGCTGCGCGACTCACTGCAGCCGTTGCAGCCATAGACCAGGAACTCCCCAGTCAGATGCGTGCTGCGGGGTAACCTCTCAGGCCAACGACGCAGCCGTTCTCCTACCGCGCCCCGCGCTCCATCCGCAACTGGCCGTCCACTCGCTTCCGCCGTCGCGGTGGGTCCGTCACCAGGAGTCGGCGGCTTCGTCGGCGGCCGCGGTGAAGTTCGGCATCCACGGCCCACCGCTCTTTCTGAAGGTCCGCAGTCTGCGACTCTGATCGGGCTCCCTCGAACCGTACGGCCCGCAGGTGGGTCAGCTGCCGCGGGCAAGCTCGTCGCAATTGCGAGCTGTCGAATCGCACTGAGAAGGGAGACTCGTTATGAAGCACTACGAGACTGGGATCGCGCTCCTACTGACATTTGCTGCCTCCACCGCGCTCGCGGTGGCGCCACCGGCTGGCCCGCGCAGAGACGCCCTCGCGAAGGCTGAGGCCCGCGTCGGACAGCTGGCCGGCCAGACGAAGGGTGGCCCACAGCAGCGGCTTCTTCTCGAGAGGGAGAAGATCCGCCGGCTGATCGAGGACATCGACGCAGGCAGGAGCGTCGACCCGTCGGAGATCGACCGGGCCCTGCAGAACGCAGAGCGCGGGTTCTAGAGCCGTCCTAGCTTACGCGGTGAGCGGGATCGTTGGCTCCGACGAGGCTCCCCAGGGCCTCGCCGCGGGCACAGGAGTCGAGCGCCTGCTCGGCTCGTCGTAGCTCCACGACCGCCGAGGTTCGATCCCCTTTGGCCAGGTAGGCGCGGGCGCTTCGAAGGTGGGTGACGTACCCCGGACAGCTCGCCGGGGCAGTCCCCACCTCGGCCCTGGCCGGTCCGACTACGAACCAGGTGGCCGCCACGACCGCGACCACCGCGCAGCGCGCGCGAACGAAGCAAGCTCTTCCCATGTCGGCTGCCACGAGCAAGCCCTGTGCCGCGCCCCGATGTTGAGAAGTCGAGGGAACTCAGAAGCGTGTCCGTCGCGGTGCCTAATCCGAGAGCCAGGACTGCTTGAATACGCAGCAGACGACACGACGGTGGCGGCGAGTCCACGCCCCTACTTCTTCGTCTCCTTGGCAGCTTCGCGCTCGGCCTTTGCGAGCGCCTCGAGCTCGTCGGCCATGCTCGTGTAGGACTTCACCAGCGCATCGCAGTGCTGGTCGAAGTGGAGCTTCTCGATGAGAGGGCCGCCCGCCTTCCGGTAGGCGTCGGCCATCTTCTTGTGCTCTTCGGCTTTCGCCCTGGCTGCCTTGGCTTCCCGCTCGTAGTGCGCCGCGAGCTTCTCGTGCTCGGCAAGCGTCTTGGCCGCGGTGATCATCTCCGGCATGCTCATCTCGTGCTTCGCGAACGCTCTGATGGTGGGCAGGCTGAAGGACGCGAGCAGGGCGACGAGTGCTGCACCGAGAATCAGTCCGCTCTTCCGCATGGGAGTCCCCCCTCTCGAGCCGTCGTCAGTTGAAGACGTAGGTGACGTTGAAGCCGACGATATCCTGACCGTCGGTGAACTTCGTTATCGGAATCGGGCCGGTGCTGCTGTTGACCTTCCCGGGGCTGTCCTTTGGGAAGGCGTCCCCCTTTGTCGACTCGTCGTGGCGGTACTCGATCTGACCGTAGAGGTGCTGGGTGATCAGGTACTTTCCTGTCAGCGTGCCCTCGTAGAACGAGCCTACGGTTCCCGTCCGCGTGCCGCCGTGGTCCTCGAACCACTCGCCACGGACGGCCGCCGAGACGCGGTCGGTGAAGGCATAGTTGGCGACGGCCGCAAACCCCTGCC
This region of Deltaproteobacteria bacterium genomic DNA includes:
- a CDS encoding DUF1295 domain-containing protein gives rise to the protein MAEGFRLYFLVYYGLGIVVALITVATDYLRSAPVGQRPEGAGRHLLPLLVLVMLLLPPFLIFLRAGEIEAEWVPVRILGVAMSLYTAGMELWVATALGRFLVARAVVFQDHALITQGPYRFLRHPDYSGLLALWLGAGLGSLNGWLVMLFPLFVIGLSMEARLEERLLESKFGETYRVYAYGKRRFVPQLGVRAL
- a CDS encoding porin yields the protein MNERRPRGRLVLAAVIALTFAGRGRAAEVNGIWSESSTKDLGELSGNDFFKNWKIRGWAESYFVYSSNAADKDTVNANQGLSAIKARDLSIEGRTFDVHRNRPTLTILEVELEKVPQLSSWLDPQAVGFKLDVNWGDTYDIIWNTVNKALGRPGHKEDVLGDADRFLSHYSIGYVAPVGKGLRVDFGKFVTHIGGETIESIKNNNFSHGYLYSFGIPFQDFGFRFNYPWTDTLYTEFYVLQGWNVTYKDNNGGKTIGPAIGWTPNPRVSMYAQYLGGPEQRDNDNHYRHLLDLGLSLNPIDPFNILLSADVGYERNVFSKKDTWWDGIMGVFRYKVTDAFEPAFRAEIYNDPDGFTTGVPQTVGEVTLTLNYRIDLPEKTHLLVRPEYRYDVSDANFFTQGKAFRDRKDQHTVGLGTVLYF